A stretch of the Cellulomonas sp. WB94 genome encodes the following:
- a CDS encoding ABC transporter permease, whose amino-acid sequence MTVSTYPRTGAPGPARGLNGLRAVLTQRMRSGQLGTLPIVGALVVIWLVFQLLNPHFLSSDNLVNLTLQCAATGVIALGIVLVLLVGQIDLSVGSVSGLAAAVVAIGSVQLGWPTLLAVVVALGVGAVVGVLYGALTTRLGLPSFVLTLAGLLVFAGLQLRVLGPTGSVNLPFRSTLVRLSQQGFLAPAASSAIVAAVVLGYAAMLLVERSRRLRAELPVASPLDLGVRVGALAVVLGASVAYLNTNRGVGVTFALFVGLVAVVDLLLRRTRWGRAVRAVGGNVESARRAGIPVRRTLVSVFVACSTLAALGGVLSVGRLAAANQATGGGDTNLTAIAAAVIGGTSLFGGRGSAWSALLGVLVIQSISSGLTLLNLDTAVRYVITGLVLALAIAIDTLMRRAREV is encoded by the coding sequence ATGACCGTCTCGACGTATCCGCGCACCGGTGCACCGGGACCGGCCCGGGGCCTGAACGGTCTGCGCGCGGTGCTGACCCAGCGCATGCGCAGCGGCCAGCTCGGGACGCTGCCCATCGTGGGTGCCCTGGTCGTGATCTGGCTCGTCTTCCAGCTGCTCAACCCGCACTTCCTGTCGAGCGACAACCTCGTGAACCTGACCCTCCAGTGCGCGGCGACCGGGGTCATCGCGCTCGGCATCGTGCTCGTGCTCCTGGTCGGCCAGATCGACCTGTCGGTCGGCTCGGTGAGCGGTCTGGCAGCCGCCGTCGTCGCGATCGGGTCGGTGCAGCTCGGGTGGCCGACGCTGCTGGCGGTCGTCGTCGCGCTCGGGGTCGGCGCTGTCGTCGGGGTCCTGTACGGCGCGCTCACGACGCGGCTGGGGCTGCCGAGCTTCGTCCTGACGCTCGCCGGGCTGCTCGTGTTCGCCGGTCTGCAGCTGCGCGTGCTCGGGCCGACGGGTTCGGTGAACCTCCCGTTCCGGTCCACGCTCGTCCGGCTCAGCCAGCAGGGGTTCCTGGCCCCCGCCGCCTCGTCGGCGATCGTCGCGGCGGTCGTGCTCGGGTACGCCGCGATGCTCCTCGTCGAGCGTTCGCGGCGCCTGCGGGCCGAGCTGCCCGTCGCCTCCCCGCTCGACCTCGGCGTCCGCGTCGGGGCGCTCGCGGTCGTGCTCGGGGCGAGCGTCGCCTACCTCAACACCAACCGGGGCGTCGGTGTGACGTTCGCGCTGTTCGTCGGCCTCGTCGCGGTCGTGGACCTGCTGCTGCGCCGCACCCGGTGGGGGCGGGCGGTGCGCGCCGTCGGCGGCAACGTCGAGTCGGCGCGCCGCGCGGGCATCCCCGTCCGGCGCACGCTCGTCTCGGTGTTCGTCGCGTGCTCGACCCTGGCCGCGCTCGGCGGCGTGCTGTCCGTCGGCCGGCTCGCCGCCGCGAACCAGGCGACGGGTGGGGGCGACACGAACCTCACGGCGATCGCCGCCGCGGTCATCGGCGGCACGAGCCTGTTCGGTGGCCGCGGGAGCGCGTGGTCGGCGCTGCTGGGCGTGCTCGTCATCCAGTCGATCTCGAGCGGGCTGACGCTCCTGAACCTCGACACGGCGGTGCGCTACGTCATCACCGGGCTGGTGCTCGCGCTGGCGATCGCGATCGACACGCTCATGCGGCGGGCCCGCGAGGTCTGA
- a CDS encoding ATP-binding cassette domain-containing protein — translation MSSPVLSLRGVSKSFGAVRALAHVDLDVRTHEVVAVVGDNGAGKSTLAGVLSGALVPDSGLVELDGRPVTLASPGLARALGIATVFQDGALCANLDVVENLFLGQEVTLGPVLDEVAMEKEAWSLLNKLAARVPSVRVPVGALTGGQRQAVAIARALLGDPRVVVLDEPTAALGITQTAEVLNLVERLRDDGHAVVLISSSIVDVQAVADSIVVLRLGRTNGVFDADQVSYEDLIAAMTGATPVGRRTRTARREENAT, via the coding sequence GTGAGCTCCCCGGTGCTGTCCCTGCGCGGGGTGTCCAAGAGCTTCGGCGCCGTGCGGGCGCTCGCGCACGTCGACCTCGACGTCCGTACCCACGAGGTCGTCGCCGTCGTGGGCGACAACGGCGCGGGCAAGTCCACGCTCGCGGGCGTGCTGTCCGGGGCGCTCGTGCCCGACTCCGGACTGGTCGAGCTCGACGGCCGACCCGTGACGCTCGCGTCCCCCGGCCTCGCCCGCGCGCTCGGGATCGCGACGGTGTTCCAGGACGGCGCGCTGTGCGCGAACCTCGACGTCGTGGAGAACCTGTTCCTCGGGCAGGAGGTCACGCTCGGTCCGGTCCTCGACGAGGTCGCGATGGAGAAGGAGGCCTGGAGCCTGCTCAACAAGCTCGCCGCACGGGTGCCGTCCGTGCGCGTGCCCGTCGGCGCCCTGACCGGCGGGCAGCGCCAGGCCGTCGCGATCGCGCGGGCGCTGCTCGGCGACCCGCGCGTGGTCGTGCTCGACGAGCCGACCGCGGCGCTCGGCATCACGCAGACCGCCGAGGTGCTCAACCTCGTCGAACGGTTGCGCGACGACGGCCACGCCGTCGTGCTGATCAGCTCCTCGATCGTCGACGTCCAGGCCGTCGCCGACAGCATCGTCGTCCTGCGGCTCGGCCGCACGAACGGTGTCTTCGACGCCGACCAGGTCAGCTACGAGGACCTCATCGCGGCGATGACCGGCGCGACACCCGTCGGCCGACGCACGCGCACCGCACGCCGAGAGGAGAACGCGACATGA
- a CDS encoding substrate-binding domain-containing protein, whose product MSARRRLRVLGLAVAALVVLAGCATPAVQSRSADTIALLLPESKTARYESADRPAFEAVVATRCPECRVLYANADQDAARQQQQAESVLTQGANVLVLDAVDAAAAASIVAAANERGVKVIAYDRFIADAPVDYYVSFDNQLVGRLQGEAVVRALDATPPAGDGRRGVLVVGGAATDPNSAQYRAGVLAAFEGHDIDVLASYDTPDWSPDKAQEWVAGQLTQFDGRVDAIAAANDGTAGGAISAMKAAGLDPVPPVTGQDAELAAVQRIVSGDQYMTVYKAIRQQAGIAAELAVQVTRGEQPSTSVSVSGVPALLLAPVAVTKADVGRILVAGGVFTTEEICVQPYRQACIEAGLIAGGGS is encoded by the coding sequence ATGAGCGCGCGTCGCCGGCTGCGCGTCCTCGGCCTCGCGGTCGCGGCCCTCGTCGTGCTCGCCGGCTGCGCGACCCCCGCGGTGCAGTCGCGCTCGGCCGACACGATCGCGCTGCTGCTGCCCGAGTCGAAGACCGCCCGGTACGAGAGCGCCGACCGCCCCGCGTTCGAGGCCGTCGTCGCCACCCGCTGCCCGGAGTGCCGCGTCCTGTACGCGAACGCCGACCAGGACGCCGCCCGGCAGCAGCAGCAGGCGGAGTCGGTCCTCACCCAGGGCGCCAACGTCCTCGTCCTCGACGCGGTCGACGCCGCCGCGGCAGCGAGCATCGTCGCCGCGGCCAACGAGCGCGGCGTGAAGGTCATCGCCTACGACCGGTTCATCGCCGACGCCCCCGTCGACTACTACGTGTCGTTCGACAACCAGCTCGTCGGGCGGCTGCAGGGCGAGGCGGTCGTGCGCGCGCTCGACGCCACGCCCCCCGCCGGGGACGGCCGACGCGGTGTGCTCGTCGTGGGCGGCGCGGCGACCGACCCCAACTCCGCCCAGTACCGCGCGGGGGTGCTCGCGGCCTTCGAGGGCCACGACATCGACGTGCTCGCGTCGTACGACACCCCCGACTGGAGCCCCGACAAGGCCCAGGAGTGGGTCGCGGGGCAGCTCACCCAGTTCGACGGCCGCGTCGACGCGATCGCTGCGGCCAACGACGGGACCGCCGGCGGGGCGATCTCGGCGATGAAGGCAGCGGGCCTCGACCCCGTCCCGCCCGTCACGGGGCAGGACGCCGAGCTCGCCGCGGTCCAGCGAATCGTGTCGGGCGACCAGTACATGACCGTCTACAAGGCGATCCGCCAGCAGGCCGGGATCGCCGCCGAGCTCGCCGTGCAGGTCACGCGCGGCGAGCAGCCGTCCACCAGCGTCAGCGTCTCGGGTGTCCCGGCCCTGCTGCTCGCGCCGGTGGCTGTCACCAAGGCTGACGTCGGCCGCATCCTGGTCGCTGGCGGCGTCTTCACCACGGAGGAGATCTGCGTGCAGCCCTACAGACAAGCGTGCATCGAGGCGGGCCTCATCGCCGGTGGTGGCTCGTGA
- a CDS encoding ROK family transcriptional regulator, with amino-acid sequence MSAVQQRGSLTQVELAGVTGLSPATVSNIVKELTAIGVLHTAPTSRSGRRAQQVTLARNLGLVAGIHFDTRSLRVALSDVAHRIVAEQRMPLPPDHRADAGLERAALLLTEMVESVDASLQEVLAVGVGVPAPVDVRTGLVSTVGILRGWDGVVVPDVLEQRLGIPVYVDNDVNLGALAEVRLGAARGRRDVVYLRVSYGVGGGLIIGGDVFHGRAGIAGEIGHMIMADDGPLCRCGNRGCLETLIGGAVLLAELQPSHGHLTMRDMITRAEEGDPDCRRVIADAGRYLGRAAANVCNLFDPELVVVGGQLAEAGALLLDPLRAVLAERVLPSTAGPVEVVEAELGAAAEVRGALSVALDRAGIAGSLAVTG; translated from the coding sequence GTGAGCGCAGTTCAGCAACGGGGCTCCCTCACGCAGGTCGAGCTGGCCGGTGTGACAGGGCTGTCTCCGGCGACCGTGTCGAACATCGTCAAGGAGCTCACCGCGATCGGTGTGCTCCACACGGCGCCGACCTCCCGGAGCGGTCGGCGCGCCCAACAGGTGACGCTCGCGCGCAACCTCGGGCTCGTGGCCGGGATCCACTTCGACACCCGGTCGCTGCGCGTCGCGCTGTCGGACGTCGCCCACCGCATCGTGGCCGAGCAGCGCATGCCGCTCCCGCCCGACCACCGCGCCGACGCGGGTCTCGAGCGCGCGGCCCTGCTGCTCACCGAGATGGTCGAGTCCGTCGACGCGAGCCTGCAGGAGGTGCTCGCCGTCGGGGTCGGGGTGCCGGCACCCGTCGACGTGCGCACGGGCCTGGTGTCGACGGTCGGGATCCTGCGCGGCTGGGACGGCGTCGTGGTCCCCGACGTCCTCGAGCAGCGCCTCGGCATCCCCGTCTACGTCGACAACGACGTCAACCTCGGCGCGCTCGCGGAGGTGCGGCTCGGCGCGGCCCGCGGCCGCCGTGACGTCGTCTACCTGCGCGTGTCCTACGGCGTCGGCGGGGGGCTCATCATCGGCGGTGACGTGTTCCACGGTCGCGCGGGCATCGCGGGGGAGATCGGGCACATGATCATGGCTGACGACGGCCCGCTCTGCCGGTGCGGCAACCGCGGGTGCCTCGAGACGCTGATCGGGGGTGCCGTGCTGCTCGCGGAGCTCCAGCCGAGCCACGGGCACCTCACGATGCGCGACATGATCACGCGCGCCGAGGAGGGTGACCCCGACTGCCGGCGGGTCATCGCCGACGCCGGCCGCTACCTCGGCCGCGCCGCCGCCAACGTCTGCAACCTCTTCGACCCCGAGCTCGTCGTCGTCGGCGGCCAGCTCGCCGAGGCCGGGGCGCTCCTGCTCGACCCCCTGCGTGCCGTGCTCGCGGAGCGGGTCCTGCCGAGCACCGCGGGGCCGGTCGAGGTGGTCGAGGCCGAGCTCGGTGCTGCCGCCGAGGTCCGGGGGGCGCTGTCCGTCGCGCTCGACCGCGCCGGCATCGCCGGCTCCTTGGCGGTGACGGGATGA
- the pulA gene encoding pullulanase-type alpha-1,6-glucosidase, giving the protein MNGTWDEAYGANGGADNIPLVLAGSAKVRFTFDDTTHRIALAPVELPGGYTAADDALVAPPAREAGDGQQFYFVMTDRFANGDASNDTGGLTGDRMATGFDPTDKGFYSGGDLAGLRSKLDYIQGLGTTAIWLTPSFLNKPVQGTGANASAGYHGYWITDFTRIDPHLGTNAELEQLIADAHARGIKVYFDIITNHTADVIDNTQQAYTYIDKATTPYLDASGTAFDPATYAGTGTFPALSAATSFPYTPVVKTEDANLKVPSWLNDVTLYHNRGNSTWAGESVTYGDFDGLDDIMTEHPTVVAGFEQVYEGWVDLGIDGFRIDTAKHVNMEFWKQWTTAVRDYARAHGKPDFFMFGEVYDADATKTSPYVRTTDMSSVLDFSFQSGAASFAKGSTATGLAALFATDDYYTTPTTSASALPTFLGNHDMGRIGYMLKDAGSQVARDELAHSLMYLTRGQPVVYYGDEQGFVGNGSLGGTDKDARQSLFATQVAEYANQALVDGTTAGSVDRYDTSAALYQHIAGLAALRSANPALSDGAQIQLSASGSVYSFARVDRTEKIEHLVALNNAATPATVTLTTLTPGATYAPLYGTTDPVTADATGSVALTVPALSAVVLRADRTVGAWASGSSTAITVSAPTAGAALSGVSPVAAEVPGSTWSETSVAYRVAGATGWTPLGTAETTSPRVFHDVTTLAPGTLVEYRAVSTDAAGNRVAGSTYASVGIAVDGVVPEPPGSVGGRTDLLVTIPGSLDSELGCSGDWQPDCAAVALTHRGNGVYSGTFTVPAGDWQYKIAIGGSWTENYGAGGAPGGDNVLFSLAAPASVTFVYDDATKWFSSSAQGPLITLPGSYQSEVGCPGDWQPDCVVTSLQDKEGDGTYTYTAAAIPAGTYELKVVHNLSWTENYGADGVAGGANISFTAPGGKPVTFTYVLATHILTVGVTDAPLPGTGEVRAQWIDAGTIAWPAALLAGADPATLTFALHASSDGAVTVVDGAVTGGTTVALTYDPAGLSAAELGRFPALAGYIALHPVDTDRAAVAELLKGELLVTQAASDGTLQAATGVQIPGVLDDVYAADAADRTLGATWSKKQPTLAVWAPTAQGVDLLLWPASGTNAPDTTAAPQRVAMARQSDGSWTVRGDTSWKGAAYRYAVSVYVPSTDKVEVNEVTDPSSVALTLNSTHSVLVDLADPAYRPRQWEKAKQPVVAPVDQTIYELHVRDFSVNDQSVPAAKRGTYLAFAVNGAGRNHLRELAEAGLTTVHLLPTFDIASIEEDRSAQTTPACDLPSLAPDSTEQQACVMAGADTDGYNWGYDPLHWSAPEGSYAVDAFGGARVAEFRTMVGALHSDGLQVVLDEVFNHTAASGQDPKSILDRVVPGYYHRLNAVGRVETSTCCQNIATEHAMAGKMMVDSVVTWARDYKVDGFRFDLMGHHSVETMKAVRTALDALTPRKDGVDGRAVYLYGEGWNFGEVANNALFTQATQGQLGGTGIGTFSDRLRDAVRGGGPFDSDPRIQGFGSGEATDPNGAAVNGTEADQLARLGHDTDLVKLGMAGNLRAFSFETADGTTRTGAQIDYNGQPAGYADSPEEVITYVDAHDNQTLFDSLTLKLPTATSMTDRVRMNTLSLATTALAQTPSFWHAGADLLRSKSLDKNSFNSGDWFNSLDFTKQDNGFGRGLPPSADNQAMWVYDQPALANPALKPAAADIRAASSAADDLLRLRFSTDLFRLGSAQLIEQKVSFPDGGTTATPGVIVMRIDDTVGKDVDGSLKGVLVVLNASDEATTQTVPALAGRTLALSPVQAAGSDPVVKGTTWAKASGTVTVPARTVAVLVEKQSPSHHHGFDWPWS; this is encoded by the coding sequence GTGAACGGGACCTGGGACGAGGCGTACGGGGCGAACGGCGGGGCCGACAACATCCCGCTCGTGCTGGCGGGCTCGGCGAAGGTCCGGTTCACGTTCGACGACACGACCCACCGGATCGCGCTCGCCCCGGTCGAGCTTCCGGGCGGCTACACCGCGGCCGACGACGCGCTCGTGGCGCCGCCCGCGCGCGAGGCCGGCGACGGCCAGCAGTTCTACTTCGTCATGACCGACCGGTTCGCCAACGGCGACGCGTCGAACGACACCGGCGGTCTCACGGGCGACCGGATGGCGACGGGCTTCGACCCGACCGACAAGGGCTTCTACTCGGGCGGCGACCTGGCCGGCCTGCGCAGCAAGCTCGACTACATCCAGGGTCTGGGGACCACGGCGATCTGGCTGACGCCGTCGTTCCTCAACAAGCCGGTCCAGGGCACGGGCGCGAACGCCTCTGCCGGGTACCACGGCTACTGGATCACCGACTTCACGCGCATCGACCCGCACCTGGGCACCAACGCCGAGCTCGAGCAGCTCATCGCCGACGCGCACGCGCGGGGCATCAAGGTGTACTTCGACATCATCACGAACCACACCGCCGACGTCATCGACAACACCCAGCAGGCCTACACGTACATCGACAAGGCCACGACCCCGTACCTCGACGCGTCCGGCACGGCGTTCGACCCGGCGACCTACGCCGGCACGGGCACGTTCCCGGCGCTCTCGGCCGCGACGTCGTTCCCGTACACCCCGGTCGTCAAGACCGAGGACGCCAACCTCAAGGTCCCGTCCTGGCTCAACGACGTGACGCTGTACCACAACCGCGGCAACTCGACGTGGGCGGGGGAGTCGGTCACCTACGGCGACTTCGACGGTCTCGACGACATCATGACCGAGCACCCGACTGTCGTCGCGGGCTTCGAGCAGGTCTACGAGGGCTGGGTCGACCTGGGGATCGACGGCTTCCGCATCGACACGGCCAAGCACGTCAACATGGAGTTCTGGAAGCAGTGGACGACGGCGGTCCGGGACTACGCCCGCGCCCACGGCAAGCCCGACTTCTTCATGTTCGGTGAGGTCTACGACGCCGACGCGACGAAGACGTCCCCGTACGTCCGGACGACCGACATGAGCTCGGTGCTCGACTTCTCGTTCCAGTCGGGCGCGGCCAGCTTCGCCAAGGGCTCGACGGCGACCGGTCTGGCGGCGCTGTTCGCGACCGACGACTACTACACGACCCCGACGACCAGCGCATCGGCGCTGCCGACGTTCCTCGGCAACCACGACATGGGCCGGATCGGCTACATGCTGAAGGACGCCGGCAGCCAGGTCGCGCGGGACGAGCTCGCGCACTCGCTCATGTACCTGACGCGCGGGCAGCCCGTCGTGTACTACGGCGACGAGCAGGGCTTCGTGGGCAACGGCTCGCTCGGCGGCACCGACAAGGACGCCAGGCAGTCGCTGTTCGCGACCCAGGTCGCGGAGTACGCGAACCAGGCGCTCGTGGACGGGACGACGGCCGGCTCGGTCGACCGCTACGACACGTCGGCGGCGCTCTACCAGCACATCGCCGGGCTCGCGGCCCTGCGGTCGGCGAACCCGGCGCTGTCCGACGGCGCACAGATCCAGCTGTCCGCGAGCGGGTCGGTCTACTCGTTCGCCCGCGTCGACCGGACCGAGAAGATCGAGCACCTCGTGGCGCTCAACAACGCCGCGACCCCGGCGACCGTCACGCTGACGACGCTCACGCCGGGCGCGACCTACGCGCCGCTCTACGGCACGACCGATCCCGTCACGGCCGACGCGACCGGCTCGGTCGCGCTCACGGTCCCGGCACTGTCCGCCGTCGTGCTCCGCGCCGACCGGACCGTGGGCGCCTGGGCCAGCGGCAGCTCGACGGCGATCACCGTGTCCGCGCCGACCGCGGGTGCCGCCCTGTCCGGGGTCTCCCCGGTCGCGGCCGAGGTGCCCGGCAGCACGTGGAGCGAGACGTCCGTCGCGTACCGCGTGGCCGGAGCGACGGGCTGGACCCCGCTCGGGACCGCCGAGACGACGAGCCCGCGCGTGTTCCACGACGTGACGACGCTGGCGCCGGGGACCCTGGTCGAGTACCGGGCCGTGTCCACGGACGCCGCCGGCAACCGCGTCGCCGGCTCCACCTACGCCTCGGTCGGCATCGCCGTCGACGGCGTCGTGCCCGAGCCGCCCGGCTCGGTCGGGGGTCGCACCGATCTCCTGGTGACCATCCCCGGCAGCCTCGACAGCGAGCTGGGCTGCTCGGGCGACTGGCAGCCCGACTGCGCTGCCGTCGCTCTGACCCACCGTGGCAACGGCGTGTACTCGGGGACCTTCACGGTCCCGGCCGGTGACTGGCAGTACAAGATCGCCATCGGCGGCTCGTGGACCGAGAACTACGGCGCAGGTGGTGCGCCCGGCGGTGACAACGTGCTGTTCTCGCTCGCAGCGCCCGCGTCGGTCACGTTCGTCTACGACGACGCGACGAAGTGGTTCTCCTCGAGCGCCCAGGGCCCGTTGATCACGCTGCCCGGCTCCTACCAGAGCGAGGTCGGCTGCCCCGGCGACTGGCAGCCCGACTGCGTCGTGACGTCCCTGCAGGACAAGGAGGGCGACGGCACCTACACCTACACGGCCGCTGCCATCCCCGCGGGCACCTACGAGCTCAAGGTCGTGCACAACCTCTCCTGGACCGAGAACTACGGTGCGGACGGCGTCGCGGGCGGGGCGAACATCTCGTTCACCGCTCCCGGCGGCAAGCCCGTCACCTTCACGTACGTGCTCGCGACGCACATCCTCACGGTCGGCGTCACCGACGCGCCGCTGCCCGGCACGGGCGAGGTGCGGGCGCAGTGGATCGACGCCGGCACGATCGCGTGGCCCGCGGCGCTCCTCGCGGGGGCCGACCCCGCGACACTGACCTTCGCGCTCCACGCGTCGTCCGACGGCGCGGTGACGGTCGTCGACGGCGCTGTGACGGGCGGGACGACCGTCGCGCTCACGTACGACCCGGCGGGCCTCAGCGCTGCTGAGCTCGGCCGGTTCCCGGCACTGGCCGGCTACATCGCGCTGCACCCCGTGGACACGGACCGTGCGGCGGTGGCCGAGCTGCTCAAGGGTGAGCTCCTGGTGACGCAGGCAGCCTCCGACGGGACCCTGCAGGCGGCCACCGGCGTGCAGATCCCGGGCGTGCTCGACGACGTGTACGCCGCGGATGCAGCGGACCGTACGTTGGGTGCGACGTGGAGCAAGAAGCAGCCGACGCTCGCTGTGTGGGCGCCGACCGCCCAGGGAGTCGACCTGCTGCTGTGGCCGGCGTCGGGAACGAACGCGCCCGACACGACGGCGGCCCCCCAGCGCGTCGCGATGGCACGGCAGTCCGACGGGTCGTGGACCGTCCGCGGTGACACGAGCTGGAAGGGTGCCGCGTACCGGTATGCCGTCTCGGTGTACGTGCCGAGCACGGACAAGGTCGAGGTCAACGAGGTCACCGACCCGTCGTCGGTCGCCCTCACCCTGAACTCGACGCACTCCGTCCTGGTCGACCTCGCCGACCCGGCCTACCGGCCGCGGCAGTGGGAGAAGGCCAAGCAGCCCGTCGTGGCACCCGTCGACCAGACGATCTACGAGCTGCACGTGCGGGACTTCTCGGTCAACGACCAGAGCGTGCCGGCGGCCAAGCGCGGGACCTACCTCGCGTTCGCGGTCAACGGCGCGGGTCGCAACCACCTGCGTGAGCTGGCCGAGGCCGGCCTCACCACCGTGCACCTGCTGCCGACGTTCGACATCGCGTCGATCGAGGAGGACCGCAGCGCCCAGACGACCCCGGCGTGCGACCTCCCGTCGCTCGCACCGGACTCGACCGAGCAGCAGGCGTGCGTCATGGCCGGCGCCGACACAGACGGCTACAACTGGGGCTACGACCCGCTGCACTGGTCGGCGCCCGAGGGCTCGTACGCGGTCGACGCGTTCGGCGGCGCCCGCGTCGCGGAGTTCCGCACGATGGTCGGCGCGCTGCACTCCGACGGGCTGCAGGTCGTGCTCGACGAGGTGTTCAACCACACCGCAGCGAGCGGCCAGGACCCGAAGTCGATCCTCGACCGCGTCGTGCCCGGCTACTACCACCGGCTCAACGCCGTGGGTCGGGTCGAGACCTCGACCTGCTGCCAGAACATCGCGACCGAGCACGCCATGGCCGGGAAGATGATGGTCGACTCGGTCGTCACGTGGGCCCGGGACTACAAGGTCGACGGGTTCCGCTTCGACCTCATGGGCCACCACTCGGTCGAGACGATGAAGGCCGTGCGGACCGCCCTCGACGCGCTCACCCCCCGCAAGGACGGCGTCGACGGCAGGGCCGTCTACCTCTACGGCGAGGGCTGGAACTTCGGGGAGGTCGCGAACAACGCCCTGTTCACCCAGGCCACGCAGGGCCAGCTCGGCGGGACCGGCATCGGGACGTTCAGCGACCGGCTGCGCGACGCCGTCCGTGGCGGCGGCCCGTTCGACTCCGACCCCCGCATCCAGGGCTTCGGCTCGGGTGAGGCGACCGACCCGAACGGGGCGGCCGTCAACGGGACCGAGGCCGACCAGCTCGCGCGGCTCGGCCACGACACCGACCTCGTCAAGCTCGGCATGGCGGGCAACCTGCGCGCCTTCTCGTTCGAGACGGCCGACGGGACGACCCGCACGGGCGCCCAGATCGACTACAACGGGCAGCCCGCCGGCTACGCGGACTCGCCCGAGGAGGTCATCACCTACGTCGACGCGCACGACAACCAGACGCTGTTCGACTCGCTCACGCTCAAGCTGCCGACCGCCACGTCCATGACCGACCGGGTGCGGATGAACACCCTGTCGCTCGCGACGACCGCGCTCGCCCAGACGCCGTCGTTCTGGCACGCGGGCGCCGACCTGCTGCGCAGCAAGTCCCTCGACAAGAACTCGTTCAACTCCGGGGACTGGTTCAACTCGCTCGACTTCACCAAGCAGGACAACGGCTTCGGCCGCGGCCTGCCGCCGAGCGCCGACAACCAGGCGATGTGGGTCTACGACCAGCCCGCGCTGGCCAACCCGGCGCTCAAGCCGGCGGCGGCCGACATCCGGGCGGCCTCGTCCGCGGCCGACGACCTGCTGCGGCTGCGGTTCTCGACGGACCTGTTCCGCCTCGGGTCCGCGCAGCTCATCGAGCAGAAGGTCTCGTTCCCCGACGGCGGGACGACGGCGACCCCCGGCGTGATCGTCATGCGGATCGACGACACGGTGGGCAAGGACGTCGACGGGTCGCTGAAGGGCGTCCTGGTGGTGCTCAACGCGTCCGACGAGGCCACGACGCAGACGGTCCCCGCGCTCGCGGGCCGCACGCTCGCGCTCTCGCCGGTCCAGGCCGCGGGCTCCGACCCCGTGGTCAAGGGCACGACGTGGGCCAAGGCGTCGGGCACCGTCACGGTCCCGGCACGCACGGTCGCGGTGCTGGTCGAGAAGCAGTCCCCGAGCCACCACCACGGGTTCGACTGGCCGTGGTCGTGA
- a CDS encoding DUF167 domain-containing protein produces the protein MTVRVAIRVKPGVSRARVGGLHGDRLVVSVNARAVDGAATEAALAALADALGARRRHVRLVSGATSRDKLVEVDDAVSGLAERLDELRGTD, from the coding sequence ATGACCGTGCGGGTCGCGATCAGGGTCAAGCCGGGTGTGTCCCGCGCGCGCGTCGGCGGTCTGCACGGCGACCGGCTGGTCGTCTCCGTGAACGCCCGGGCGGTCGACGGCGCGGCCACGGAGGCCGCGCTCGCGGCCCTCGCGGACGCGCTCGGGGCCCGGCGTCGGCACGTGCGGCTCGTCTCGGGTGCGACGAGCCGGGACAAGCTGGTCGAGGTCGACGACGCCGTCTCGGGCCTTGCCGAGCGCCTCGACGAGCTGCGCGGGACCGACTGA